The genomic region AACAGACCAACTGACAAGATATCCGGGTGTTGTTAAAACTGTGGTAAACAGGAACACACAGTTCGAGTGCTGGTTCAAgatgtcaaatgttttggtTGCGGCAAAATTGAGCATGCAAAGGCTGTTTGTTGCACAGTGAGGAAAATGGCTCAGAAAGAGGACAACGGTAGAGGTACATACAAAATCGACTATGAGGAGGCGGAGTCGGATACAATCGAGGATGAGGAGGTTGAGTGGATTAGCAGCAATATTGACACGTTGCACAAAGGAAAGGAGAAGCCTATGAAGACAACGGTGACCACACAAGGACAGCCACTCGAGCTGGAAACAGCGACGGGAGCGAGTGTCATTATTGTGACCAAATCAACATGGACGTCAGTCTGGAAGAAAGGTGAAGCACCATTGAAGGTTACAAAGATGCTGAAGACATATACTGGGGAGTCGGTACCTGTAAGTGAAAGTTGAAATTGTGGGTAGACACTTCGCATGGATGCCGATTGTCTCTTCCACTTGTGGTAGTGGCAGGCTCTGGCCCGAGTTTAGTAGGAAGAGTTCACCTTTTGGAGGCAAACCCTCACCAAGGGAAAGTGGAAGAGTTATTGTTATCACACAGTGAAGTGTTCAGTGGGAGGTTAGGCAGATTGCAAGCCGCGATAGTGAAATTACCAGTGACAGAAACGACGAGTCCCAAGTTTTACCGACCAAGACAGGTACCGTATGCTGTGAGAGAGAAGATAGAAGAAGAATTGTTTGACCTTACAAAGCTGGAATTATTGAGCCAATTCACTATTCGGAGTGGGCGGCTCCCATAGTTCCAGTACTGAAAAACAATGGAAAGGTCAGAATCTGTGGAGACTATCGGTTGACAGTGAATCAAGTGTTGAAATGTGATACTTATCTGATTCCACGCATTGAAGACTTGTTTGCTCGAATTGCAGAAGGACAGCAGTTTACAACCCTGGATTTGAATAAAGCATATCAACAGCTTGCACTTGATGAGAACTCACGAAAGTATGTAGTCATCAATACTCACCAAGGATTATTTCAGTACAATAGACTACCGTTTTGGTGTTTCATCGGCTCTTGGTATCTTCCAAAGGACGATGGAAACtctgttgcaagcaattcCAGAAGTAGTGGtctacttagatgacataTTAATAACAGGAAGAAATGAACAAGAGCAACTTAGGTAAGGTGTTGACAAAATTGGAAAGACTGGAATAAGGAtgaataaagacaaatgccGGTTCATGCAATCTGAAGTAGTGTATTTGGGACATGTCATTGACAGGACAGGCTTACATCCGGACAAGGGACGAATTCAGGCAATAATGGAAGCACCCAGACCACAAAATGTGACAGAATTAAAAGCGTACCTAGAATTGCTATCGTATTATGGCAAATTCTTACAGAATTGTCAACATTTCTAGCTCCACTACATAGATTGTTACGAAAAGGAGTAAAGTGGAACTAGTCATGTGAACAAGAACAAGCTTATCGCCAATCAAAACAATTGTTAGTGTCAGCCAAAGTGTTAGCACATTTCGATCCACAGCAGGAGTCTATCGTAACTTGTGATGCTCTTTGTACGGTTTAGGTGCTGTATTGGCTCAAAGAGAGAAGAACGGAAAAGAACATCCAGTAGCATTTGCATCAAGAACATTGATGAAAGCGGAGATGAATTATGCACAGGTGGAAAGAGAAGCATTAGCAGTAATTTTTGGTCTACAAAGACTTCACCAATATCTGTTGGCAGAGAGTTTGTGCTAGTCTCAGACCATAAACCACTGGTAGGATTGTTGGGGAAATACGCCTCTTCTGCCAATGGCATCAGCGAGAATCCATCGATGGGCCAGATCCTATCGGGTTACAGTTATACGTTACGATACAAACCAGGCTGGTACATTGGTAGAGCAGATGCCTGTAGTCGATTACCCTTACAACTGCCGTCGACAACTGAGAAAgaacaaccagagacaattcaatttttacagcaactaaaATCGTCACCAGTATTGGCAAGAGATGttagaagatggacagaacaatTATGTTCATCATGGTTGGCCCAATAAACCACTAATCAAAGCGTTGACTCCTTACTGGCAAAGAGCAAGTGAATTATCTATAGAAGAGGGATGCATATTATGGGGGTACAGGGTGATTGTACCACCTCAAGGGCAACCGAGTTTTGAAAGAGTTACATGCTGGTCATCCTGGTGTGGCATGGATGAAAGGCTTAGCCAGAACAATATCTGGTGGCCAGGACTGGATGGGGACATCGAACACGAGGTCCCAGgttgttctagttgtcaaGAAACAAGAAATGTACCACCCCCAAAGCTCCATTGCATCCCTGGTCTTGGCCTCATCAGCGGTGGATGAGGGTGCACGTTGACTACGCTGGACTATTGCTAGGAAAAATGTTTCTTGTACTCACTGATGCACACTCAAAGTGGATTGAAGTAGAACCTGTAGAATCATCTACGATGAAAACTACGGTGGAAAAGTTAAGGAAATTTTTCTCAACTCATGGAATTCCTGAAAAactggtatcagacaatgggTCAGTATTCACCAGTCACGAGTTTAATGGAATAGACCACATTAAAACAGCACCGTATCATCCGTCAAGTAATGGGCTGGCGGAATAAGCAGTACAAGTATCGAAGAAAGGACTGTCCCTTGCAAAACAAGGAACCTTGACATATCGCTTGACAGAAGTGTTGTTCAGCTACCGGATTACAACGCATTCCACGACAAGAATATCACCTGTTAAATTATTAATGGGTTGCAAATTACAGTCACGTTTAGATTTGTTACACCCCAACATGGAACAAACGGTACACAAaaaacaatggcaacagaaacgTTTCTACAAGGGTAAACAGAATAGTATGATAGACCTTTACAACAGGGTGACAGTCTATGTGCACAATTACAACAGAGGTCGTCCTTGGGTAGCTTGTGTGGTTCGGTCCAAAACAGGCCCCCTATCATACATTAACAAAACTGG from Corticium candelabrum chromosome 10, ooCorCand1.1, whole genome shotgun sequence harbors:
- the LOC134185964 gene encoding uncharacterized protein LOC134185964, whose product is MNERIQRQLLAQEELTFKRVYELAIAHKTAEKNTTELKQKEEMSMSGNPEGESVHQLQKQPVHQLQKQRVLKAVRKMAQKEDNGRGTYKIDYEEAESDTIEDEEVEWISSNIDTLHKGKEKPMKTTVTTQGQPLELETATGASVIIVTKSTWTSVWKKGEAPLKVTKMLKTYTGESVPVSEMAGSGPSLVGRVHLLEANPHQGKVEELLLSHSEVFSGRLGRLQAAIVKLPVTETTSPKFYRPRQVPYAVREKIEEELFDLTKLELLSQFTIRMNQVLKCDTYLIPRIEDLFARIAEGQQFTTLDLNKAYQQLALDENSRKTGLHPDKGRIQAIMEAPRPQNVTELKAYLELLSYYGKFLQNCAVLAQREKNGKEHPVAFASRTLMKAEMNYAQVEREALAVIFGLQRLHQYLLAESLC